Genomic window (Spirochaeta lutea):
GGGAGAAAGGAGCGTCAGGGGTCAAAGGGCGCATTAACCTTCCAATGAATCGGCGTGTAATGGAACGACAGACACCCTGGGAAAGCGGGTGGGACGGGGGCGATGGAGGGGGTAGGGCGGGAGGGGAAACGGGTCGGGAGGCGTTGGAATCACCATAAAAAACGGAAAAACGACGGCTACTTGGGAGGCGTTTTTGGAAAAGTTGGCAACATATATGTAGGGTGGTGGCATTCCTGAATGAGATTTAATAAAAAATGTGAATAAATACTCACAATTTTTACAGAAAAACCGGTTTAGTTGTAAAAAACGCGCATGACGAATTTGGTTTTTTATAAAAACTTACCTTGATTAAGAGGGTAATCCGGTTTACTATAGCAGCTACTTTTATTTCGCTTGCATGTATAAGGAGGAGCGCATGAAAAAAGTAATTGCAGCAGTATTGCTCGTATTACTGGTTGCACCCTTGGCAATGGCAGGTTCACAGAGTGAACAAGCTGCCCCCGCTGCCGACGCTGGTGCTGATTTTATTCTGATCAACGGAGCCGAGCCCGAGTCTCTGGATCCCCACCTGATTCAGGGTGTTCCCGAGAACCGGATCTACCAGTCCCTGTTTGACGGTCTTGTTATCTACGATCCTGAGACCGCTGACCCTGTTCCCGGGATGGCTGAGAGCTGGGAAGTAAGCGAAGACGGTACCGTGTATACCTTCAAGCTTCGCGAAGCCTATTGGACCGACGGCGTGCGGGTAACCGCTCAGCAGTTTGTTGACTCATGGCTGCGGATTCTGAATCCCGATACTGCCGGCCCCTATGCATGGTTCCCTTCCATGTTCATTAAGGGTGCTGCGGAGTACAATGCCGGCGAGGCTGGTCCTGAGGCTGTTGCGGTTCGAGCCCTAGATGATTCAACCTTCCAGTTTGAAACCATGGGTCCCATGCCCTATACCCTGGGTGCCCTGGCTCACTACTCCTTCGGTGTTGTTCCCACCCATGCCATTGCTGAGCACGGCGATGAGTGGACCCTGCCTGAGAACATTGTAACCAACGGTCCCTTCACCTTGAAGGAATGGCTTCCCCAGGAGCGGTTGGTGGTTCAGAAGAATCCCGACTACTGGAATGCCGACAGTGTTAAGCTGAACACCGTTACCTACCTGCCCATCGACGACAACAACACCGGGTACAATATGTTCCTCAACGGTGAGGTTGACTGGATGACCACCGTTCCCTTGGATCAGATTCCTTCTGCCAAGCTCCGGAACGATTACCACGTGTCTCCCCAGCTTTCTACCTACTACTACGTATTCCAAACCGAAAAGCCCTTTATCAACGAGCCCCTGGTTCGGAAGGCCCTTTCCATGGCTATCGACCGCCAACAGCTCGTCGATGTGGTTACCCAGGCCGGCCAGATTCCTGCCTACGGTATCGTTCCCGACATGACCGGATATGAGGCCCTGGAAGGATCCTACGATGTAGCCGGTGCTAAGGCCCTCTTGGCTGAAGCCGGGTATCCCAATGGCGAAGGCCTTCCTGAGTTCACTGTTCTGTACAATACCAGCGATGCTCATAAGAAGATCGCCGAGTTTATCCAGCAGCAGTGGAAGACCAACCTGGGTGTGAATGCAACCCTGACCAACCAGGAATGGCAGACCTACCTCAAGAGCCGGAACCAGGGTGACTTCGAAATTGCCCGGGCCGGATGGGTGGGTGACTACCAAGACCCCAACACCTTCCTTGATATGTTCGTTACCGGCGGCGGTATGAACGGCGGAAAATACACAAATCCTGAGTACGACCGGCTGATCAACCAAGCTGCCACCATGCCCGGAGGACCTGAGCGGATGGAAGTTCTGCACCGCGCAGAGCAGATCCTCGTTCAGGAAGACATGGGTATTCTTCCCCTCTACTACTATGTATCCCAGAATATGGTTGATACCAGCAAGTGGGGCGGATGGCACACCAACGTACTGGATATCCACCCCGTACGTGCAATCTACCAGAAATAAACCCGACCAAGGGATGAACTGGGAAGTCGGCCGGATGTTTGTCCGGCCGGCTTTTTCTCGCGTTGATGAGCGATGTAAAAATACTGTAACTGATAGAGGTTTCCCGGAAGCCTGGGTGTTTTCCCGGAACTTCATATTGAACCCCGTTTCCTGCCCACGACATCCTTTTACCCTAACCCTTGTAACAAGAGGATAACGCTGATGACCAAATATATTATTCGGAGGTTTTTAGGGCTTATACCGACCTTATTCGTTATAATCACCTTGAGCTTCATAATCGTACGTATTGCCCCGGGCGGGCCCTTTGCATCTGAAAAGAAACTGCCCCCCCAGGTGATCGAAAACCTTGAAAAGAAATTCAATCTGGACCAGCCCCTGCTGCTGCAGTATGCCAACTACATGTTCGATATTGCCCGGGGCGATTTGGGTCCTTCCTTTAAATATCATGACCGCGATGTAAACTACTTTATTGCCAACAGTCTCCCGAATTCCCTGCTCCTTGGGGTTTTGGCCCTTGGTCTGGCGGTGATTCTGGGAGTCGGCGCAGGGCTGATCTCCGCGGTTAAACAGAACAGCTGGCCGGATTACGTGTCCATGTCCATTGCGGTGGTGGGTATCTCGGTGCCCCTCTTTGTGGTCGGTCCGGTGCTGCAGTACTTTTTTGCCTTGAAGCTTCAGTGGTTCAATGTGGCGGGCTGGCTCACCGGCAGAAACGGTACGCCCCTGAACCTGGTTCTGCCCATTATTACCCTGTCCTTGCCCTATTTTGCCTACGTTGCCCGGCTTACCCGCGCTTCTGTTATTGAGGTGCTCCGGAGTGATTACATCCGCACTGCCAGGGCGAAGGGGCTTAAAGAAGGGGTTGTGCTCTTTAAACACGTGTTAAAGGGGGCCCTGCTTCCGGTGGTTTCCTACCTCGGGCCGGCCTTCGCTGGAATTATTACCGGTTCGGTGGTGGTGGAGAAGATTTTCCGGGTGCCGGGGCTTGGCAGCTTTTTCGTGCAGTCCGCCTTCAACCGGGATTACACCCTCATCATGGGAACGGTTATTGTCTACTCGGTCATTTTGATTCTCATGAACTTCCTGGTAGACATTCTCTATTCCCTGCTAGACCCCCGGGTCTCATATAAATAAACGGTCTAAAGGAGAATTCGGTGAACAAAGAACACAATACGCTACCGGAAGACCGGTTAATCAACGAACAGATTGCCGCCGAGGCCGATACCCACGATTTTACCGAAGAGGTAAAGGGGGTAAGCCTTACCCAGGATGCTTGGAAGCGGCTTAAAAAGAATAAGATGGCCATCTTCGGCCTGATCGTCGTTACCCTGTACGCCCTGGTGTCCATTTTGGCGCCGATCTTGCCCCTGTACAGCTACAGCCACCAGGTGCTGGAGCACGTGAACCTGCCCCCAGCCATCTTCAACGGCTTTAAAAACGCCGGGGAGCTGTGGCTCGAAAAAGAGGAGGCCTACCTCCAGCTGGTGCTGAAGTCCGAGAATCGGAACGAGCTGACCCAGGCCGAGCGCCAAAAACTGGCCGGCATTCGGGATAAGATTGCGAACCAGGTTGCAGAGAACGAAGACGGCGAGATGGTGAATCCCCATACACGGATCTACCTCCTGGGCACGGACTATCTGGGACGGGATATGCTGGCCAGGATAATCTACGGCGGCCAGGTTTCTATCATGATCGGTCTGTTAGGTACCCTGGTGTCGGTGGTAATCGGCATCATCTTCGGTGCTCTGGCGGGGTATCTGGGCGGTAAGGTGGATTACATGATCATGCGGGTGGTGGATGTGATGTACGGTCTGCCCTACATGCTCCTGGTTATCATCCTTATGGCCATTTTCGGGAACAACATCTACAACCTCTTCATCGCCCTGTCCCTGGTTTCCTGGCTCACCGTAGCCCGAGTGGTCCGCGGACAGATTATCAGCCTGAAGAACAGCGAGTTTGTTGAGGCTGCCCGGTCTATGGGTGCCGGAACCTGGCGGGTTATCTTCCAGCATCTGGTTCCCAATACAGCGGGGGTCATCATTGTATTTTCCACCCTCCGGGTACCCCAGTTTATTATGCAGGAGGCCTTCCTGTCCTTCCTGGGGCTGGGAATCTCGGCGCCCTATGCCTCATGGGGTTCCTTGGTTCAGGATGCTGTGGAGGGCATGAGCCTGAATCCCCACCGGCTCTTCTTTCCCGCCCTGGCAATGACCCTCTTCCTTTTTGCCATGAACTTCTTGGGGGACGGTCTGCGGGACGCCTTTGACCCCCACAGTAAGAACAGGCAGTAGGGGGAACCGATATGAGTAAGAACATGAATACAGAAACAAAAACCAACGACAGGGGTACCAACGAGCCGATTCTCTCGGTGAAGGGCCTCAAGACATACTTTAAAACCGACGAGGGACTGGTTAAGGCCGTCGACGGGGTAGATTTTGACCTGTATCCCGGGGAAACCCTGGGGATTGTGGGCGAGTCGGGCTCCGGAAAATCGGTGACCAACCTCTCAATTATGAAGCTCATCCCCAGCCCTCCGGGCAAGATCGCCGGCGGGCAGGTGCTCTTCGAGGGCAAGGACCTTCTGACCGCCACCGACGAGGAGCTGCGTAAGATCCGGGGCAACAAGATATCCATGATCTTCCAAGATCCCATGACCAGCCTTAATCCCTTCTTGCGGATATCCACCCAGCTGGTGGAAACCATTCGGCTCCACCAGGGCCTGGGCAAAGAAGAGGCTCGGGAGAAGGCTATCAAGGTTCTGGAGATGGTAGGAATTCCTGCCGCCCGTAAGCGGGTGGACAGCTACCCCCACCAGTTCTCCGGGGGGATGCGTCAGCGGGTGATGATTGCCATGGCCCTGTCCTGCAATCCCCAGATACTCATAGCCGATGAGCCCACCACCGCCCTGGACGTGACCATTCAGGCCCAGATTCTTGAAATCATCAAGGACCTGGCCAAGGAATTTCACACCGCGGTTATCATGATTACCCACGACCTCGGGGTGGTGGCCGGTATGTGCGACAAGGTCGCAGTTATGTACGCCGGGAAGGTGGTGGAAAAAGCGTCCACTCAGGAGCTCTTTGATAATCCCCAGCATCCCTACACCAAGGGCCTCATAAAATCCGTGCCCCGTTTGGATCAGGAGATGAAGGAAAAGCTTTACTCCATCGAGGGCCAGCCGCCATCGGTCATCGATCTGCCCGACGCCTGCCCCTTCGCACCCCGCTGCGAGTTTGCCATGGACGTGTGCCGGAAGAAGTATCCGACTACCACCGTTAGGAACGGTAGGGAGGTAGCATGCTGGCTCTATGCCGATGAGGCGCAAAAGGCCGAGGTACTTGAAAAGGAGGGCGCTCGTGGCTAAGCAGAGTACAAATCAACAGACAACAACCAAAGGCCAGAAAAAGGCAAGCCGTGTAGCCCTCCAGGGCCATCAGATAAACGAAGACCAGGTTTTGCTCCGGGTTAAGAATCTGAAACAGCATTTTCCTATTGAGGAAGGAGTGCTCTTCAAACGCCAGGTAGGATCCATCCGAGCGGTAGACGGCATCGACTTCGAGCTGAAACAGGGCGAGACCATGGGCCTGGTAGGTGAATCCGGCTGCGGAAAATCTACCACCGCCCGTTCCATTGCCCAACTCTACGAACCCACCGACGGCGAGGTGTGGCTTGACGGCCGGAACCTGACCGAGCTGTCCAAAGACGAGATGCTCAAGGCCCGCCGGGAGGTTCAGCTGGTGTTCCAGGATCCCTACGCCAGCCTTAACCCCCGGATGACCGTCGGCACCATCATCGCCGAGCCCATGATCATCTATAAACGCCGGGGACTTCTGAACATGACCAAGGAAGAAATCGACGGCCGGGTCGAGTGGCTCATGGAGAAGGTCGGCCTTTCAAAGACCTTCAAAAACCGCTACCCCCACGAGTTCTCCGGCGGCCAGCGCCAACGTATCGGCATCGCCCGGGCCCTGGCCCTGAACCCCAAGCTGATCCTGGCCGACGAACCGGTGAGCGCCCTGGATGTTTCCATCCAGTCCCAGATCCTGAACCTGCTGAAGGATCTGCAGCGGGAATTCAACCTCTCCTACCTGTTCATAGCCCATGACCTTGCCGTGGTCCGGTACATCTCCGACCGGGTAGCCGTCATGTACCTGGGCAAGATCGTAGAAATCGCCGACAGCACCGAGCTCTATGAAGACCCCATGCATCCCTACACCAAGGCCCTGATGTCCGCCATTCCCATTCCCGATCCCAAGGTCGAAGAAACCCGGAAGCGCATCATCCTTACCGGGGATGTTCCTTCCCCGGACCAAGAACGCCACGGCTGCTACTTCTACGACCGCTGTCCCAAGCGCATGGACAAGTGTAAAACCAGCATCCCCGAACTCCGGGAGGTAAAACCCGGCCACCGGGCAGCCTGCTTTCTCTACTTCGATCCGCCGGAACGCCAGGGCCAGGACAAAGACTTCCAACCCGAACGGTAGGGCCCGATACCAGGCCCCTCACACGGGGGGGGTGCTCCCGGCCCGGAGTAGGTACTCCAGACCGGGGTAGGTACTCCGGACCGTCGGGTGGCGGGTACAAGTTACCTTCCTGGTACCCAAGCAGTAGCTGATATTCGGGTAGCAGGGCGGGTTGTGGGTGCTCTGCCGCGTACCTGCACCCATCATTCCCTCGGAAGGGGAAAGTTTCATACCCCGGCAGGCCAGGAATTTCTGGGTTGTCGGGGTTTTTTGATTACCTACTAGGAATTCTAAGGCTGCTATTTCTGAAGCCAGGTCCGCTGTCTGTATAAGAGGGCTTTTTGGGTATTGAACTCTGTTACGTTGAACTAGGTCATTGTTAGCCTCAAGATTCCTCCACCTTCGTTTTCCTGGGTACCTAAAGTCGAAATTTCAGACCACTTTTCTACTGAGAAGGTCTAGGAAGCGCCTCTTCATTTGAAGGATTACTTCTTCAGGCTTCTTTTGCTCATTTACCGTTGGAACCTGATTAGCTGGCTTCGTAATTCTTTTCCCCAAATAACTAGGCTCGAAGAACAGAACCCTGTCACTTCACGAGCAATCTGGGCGAAGTGTATCTTGTCTTACAGGATAATTTGTAATTGTGAGGGGTTATGGTGCTAAGTATCTTGTATTGTCAACACCGGAAGCGGATTCATCTTTGGCGCAATCCGGGAGCAATCGGGAGGGCNNNNNNNNNNNNNNNNNNNNNNNNNNNNNNNNNNNNNNNNNNNNNNNNNNTGGGGTATTCACAATTTGGGACAGGCAAGGATCTCCAACTGCGCATGGACAATCAAGAGTTGTTCCCGGGTGAGCTGAGCAGTTTCGGAATTCGTCCGTACGGTGTTATTCATCCCGGAGATGATCTGCTGCTTCGATTTGAAGTTGCCGGCAGCATTTCTAGCCAAGTTGAGGGCACCACTGTAACTACGGCCCAAGATGAAATGATCGCCATCATAGACCACAAAGCCCTGTGGCGGGCGAATTTGTACATCGCGGAGACTGGTGGGGACGGCGACTGGAACAACCTGTATCCCTGGAACGCGCCGCCTGCCGCCGGAATAGAACCGGATGGCGGGACGCCGTGGTGGTGGAGTGCTGAGTACGGGGTGAATGAGTGGCAGGAAAGTCAGGCGTATGACACTCAGGCCGGAACACCGGCTGGGGGACAGGTGATTGAATTTAGCGGGTTTTCGAGTATTAGAAGTGAAGGGCGTACCGACCGTGTAGCCTATGACTACCCTATTCTCTATGGAAATCCTCAAAAATGGCATGGAGCAGTGAATACCCCGATCGAATTCCAACAGCATATGGAGAGCCAGCGGGATGCGATAGGCGAGTGGTTCGGGGAGTTGGGTCTGAATAATCCAGCACCGGCAGGGCTTACCAACCAGCAGCAACAGCAGCTGGGAACCTGGAATCAGACCACGGCCCCGGCTGATGACTGGAGAAATTACGTTCCGGCAAGTTGGGGTAGCTTTCCCAGTGCAGTGAATAATCTGAATAATAGGCCGTACCTGCCGGGGCTCGGGCTGGTTACTACTGCTTACAACAACAATATGAAAATAAGTGCTGATCAGGCATCTGCCATTGCTGCTGATATGGTAAATGGAGAAACCCTGCGATGGGCACAGCTCATGGCTGGAGTGGATTGTATCGGATTTGCACAGAGAGTATTTGATTATTCTAAAGATCCGTATACCTGGAATACCCTTGGACCCGAAGGAGCGTACCGAACCTATCCGTGGATTGCCGCCGATGCGACGCTCAAGAACGGACGGGGAACCCATTCAGAGTTGATTGTTGGGAAGGTTGGTGAAGGCGACATAGATGTTTCAGTATATCGCCTAATCAAACCCGGGGATGTTCTTTATACCTTAAATGATGAAAACGAAGGTCGGCACATCGCGATTGTGCAAGACGTGAAGCGGAATCTGGATGGCTCTGTGAGCGCGGGGGATATTCGGTTGATTGAGGCAACCTTCTGGGGAACAACGGCATTTGTAGTGAATCCAGGAATGGGTGTTTCCAGAACGCTTCAGTCCTACGAAAATGACACCTGGCGAATCATTCGACTTAAAGCAATGGGGGCAAATTGATGAGGAAAATATATATCAGCGTTATACTTTTCTTCATCGTGGTGATTCAAATTTTTGCGATTGATCCGGTGCAATTTGAAATCATCCAGAGGTTTCCCAATGGAACCGGCCCTGGAGAGTTTCGATATCATTCTTTTGAAGGGATGGGAGCGAACCCGAGTTCTCCCGAGATTCTTGCCTATGAGGATGGAGAGTTCTTCATTGGCGATAATGTGAATAATCGTATGGTCAAAATAGGCCGGAACCGAGAATGGAATATTCTGTATACCGGTTGGATTCCCGAGGTTAACCTGATTCCGGCAGGGAAATTTTTAGTTGGTCTGAACCTGGGCAGTGTATACGACGTATATGACCGCGAAACTAGACGACTATTACACACGGGAGAAGTGAATCTTGGTAATGCCGAATTCTTCTTTTTTTCGATCATTGCCGGAGACATGCTTTTTGTACAACCTCATAGTGGAGGATCCGAGCCCCAATACTACGGCTTTTTTATCCCCGAAGACTTTGATGGGAAAATCACAATGATGGACCCGGAGCGGACGATTGATTTTTTGAAGAATGATTATGATGGCACCGAAGAGTTCACAGTGGATGAAGAGGGGTATATCTTCTGGGACGGGAAGTTGGTGGCGCCGTATGGGCCGACCTATTACCGCTATTACTACAAGACTCGAGATAACAATCCAACGTTGTGGAATGCTATGCAGCAACGTGGTTTCATTGGANNNNNNNNNNNNNNNNNNNNNNNNNNN
Coding sequences:
- a CDS encoding peptide ABC transporter substrate-binding protein — protein: MKKVIAAVLLVLLVAPLAMAGSQSEQAAPAADAGADFILINGAEPESLDPHLIQGVPENRIYQSLFDGLVIYDPETADPVPGMAESWEVSEDGTVYTFKLREAYWTDGVRVTAQQFVDSWLRILNPDTAGPYAWFPSMFIKGAAEYNAGEAGPEAVAVRALDDSTFQFETMGPMPYTLGALAHYSFGVVPTHAIAEHGDEWTLPENIVTNGPFTLKEWLPQERLVVQKNPDYWNADSVKLNTVTYLPIDDNNTGYNMFLNGEVDWMTTVPLDQIPSAKLRNDYHVSPQLSTYYYVFQTEKPFINEPLVRKALSMAIDRQQLVDVVTQAGQIPAYGIVPDMTGYEALEGSYDVAGAKALLAEAGYPNGEGLPEFTVLYNTSDAHKKIAEFIQQQWKTNLGVNATLTNQEWQTYLKSRNQGDFEIARAGWVGDYQDPNTFLDMFVTGGGMNGGKYTNPEYDRLINQAATMPGGPERMEVLHRAEQILVQEDMGILPLYYYVSQNMVDTSKWGGWHTNVLDIHPVRAIYQK
- a CDS encoding ABC transporter ATP-binding protein yields the protein MSKNMNTETKTNDRGTNEPILSVKGLKTYFKTDEGLVKAVDGVDFDLYPGETLGIVGESGSGKSVTNLSIMKLIPSPPGKIAGGQVLFEGKDLLTATDEELRKIRGNKISMIFQDPMTSLNPFLRISTQLVETIRLHQGLGKEEAREKAIKVLEMVGIPAARKRVDSYPHQFSGGMRQRVMIAMALSCNPQILIADEPTTALDVTIQAQILEIIKDLAKEFHTAVIMITHDLGVVAGMCDKVAVMYAGKVVEKASTQELFDNPQHPYTKGLIKSVPRLDQEMKEKLYSIEGQPPSVIDLPDACPFAPRCEFAMDVCRKKYPTTTVRNGREVACWLYADEAQKAEVLEKEGARG
- a CDS encoding ABC transporter permease, giving the protein MTKYIIRRFLGLIPTLFVIITLSFIIVRIAPGGPFASEKKLPPQVIENLEKKFNLDQPLLLQYANYMFDIARGDLGPSFKYHDRDVNYFIANSLPNSLLLGVLALGLAVILGVGAGLISAVKQNSWPDYVSMSIAVVGISVPLFVVGPVLQYFFALKLQWFNVAGWLTGRNGTPLNLVLPIITLSLPYFAYVARLTRASVIEVLRSDYIRTARAKGLKEGVVLFKHVLKGALLPVVSYLGPAFAGIITGSVVVEKIFRVPGLGSFFVQSAFNRDYTLIMGTVIVYSVILILMNFLVDILYSLLDPRVSYK
- a CDS encoding ABC transporter ATP-binding protein; the encoded protein is MNEDQVLLRVKNLKQHFPIEEGVLFKRQVGSIRAVDGIDFELKQGETMGLVGESGCGKSTTARSIAQLYEPTDGEVWLDGRNLTELSKDEMLKARREVQLVFQDPYASLNPRMTVGTIIAEPMIIYKRRGLLNMTKEEIDGRVEWLMEKVGLSKTFKNRYPHEFSGGQRQRIGIARALALNPKLILADEPVSALDVSIQSQILNLLKDLQREFNLSYLFIAHDLAVVRYISDRVAVMYLGKIVEIADSTELYEDPMHPYTKALMSAIPIPDPKVEETRKRIILTGDVPSPDQERHGCYFYDRCPKRMDKCKTSIPELREVKPGHRAACFLYFDPPERQGQDKDFQPER
- a CDS encoding ABC transporter permease; translation: MAAEADTHDFTEEVKGVSLTQDAWKRLKKNKMAIFGLIVVTLYALVSILAPILPLYSYSHQVLEHVNLPPAIFNGFKNAGELWLEKEEAYLQLVLKSENRNELTQAERQKLAGIRDKIANQVAENEDGEMVNPHTRIYLLGTDYLGRDMLARIIYGGQVSIMIGLLGTLVSVVIGIIFGALAGYLGGKVDYMIMRVVDVMYGLPYMLLVIILMAIFGNNIYNLFIALSLVSWLTVARVVRGQIISLKNSEFVEAARSMGAGTWRVIFQHLVPNTAGVIIVFSTLRVPQFIMQEAFLSFLGLGISAPYASWGSLVQDAVEGMSLNPHRLFFPALAMTLFLFAMNFLGDGLRDAFDPHSKNRQ